In the genome of Pan troglodytes isolate AG18354 chromosome 15, NHGRI_mPanTro3-v2.0_pri, whole genome shotgun sequence, one region contains:
- the WDR89 gene encoding WD repeat-containing protein 89, producing the protein MEKIEEQFANLHIVKCSLGTKEPTYLLGIDTSKTVQAGKENLVAVLCSNGSIRIYDKERLNVLREFSGYPGLLNGVRFANSCDSVYSACTDGTVKCWDARVAREKPVQLFKGYPSNIFISFDINCNDHIICAGTEKVDDDALLVFWDARMSSQNLSTTKDPLGAYSETHSDDVTQVRFHPSNPNMVVSGSSDGLVNVFDINIDNEEDALVTTCNSISSVSCIGWSGKSYKQIYCMTHDEGFYWWDLNHLDTDEPVTRLNIQDVREVVNMKEDALDYLIGGLYHEKTDTLHVIGGTNKGRIHLMNCSMSGLTHVTSLQGGHAATVRSFCWNVQDDSLLTGGEDAQLLLWKPGAIEKTFTKKESMKIASSVHQRVRVHSNDSYKRRKKQ; encoded by the coding sequence ATGGAAAAGATTGAGGAACAATTTGCTAATCTGCACATTGTTAAATGTTCCTTAGGAACCAAAGAGCCCACTTACCTTCTTGGTATAGACACATCAAAGACTGTCCAAGCAGGAAAGGAAAACTTGGTTGCTGTTTTATGTTCTAATGGATCAATCAGAATATATgataaagaaaggttaaatgtaCTACGAGAATTTAGTGGATATCCTGGACTTCTTAATGGAGTCAGATTTGCAAATTCCTGTGACAGTGTATATTCAGCATGTACTGATGGCACTGTGAAATGTTGGGATGCTCGAGTAGCCAGAGAAAAACCTGTTCAGCTCTTCAAGGGTTACCCTTCCaatatttttatcagttttgATATTAATTGTAATGATCATATTATTTGTGCTGGTACAGAAAAAGTTGATGATGATGCATTGTTGGTGTTTTGGGATGCAAGGATGAGTTCTCAGAATTTATCTACAACTAAAGACCCACTTGGTGCATATTCAGAGACACATAGTGATGATGTCACTCAAGTACGTTTCCATCCCAGCAATCCCAACATGGTAGTCTCAGGTTCATCTGATGGCCTGGTAAATGtatttgatattaatattgaTAATGAGGAGGATGCACTGGTTACAACCTGTAACTCAATTTCATCAGTAAGCTGTATTGGTTGGTCTGGGAAAAGTTATAAACAGATTTACTGCATGACACATGATGAAGGATTTTATTGGTGGGATCTTAATCATCTGGACACTGATGAACCGGTTACACGTTTGAACATCCAGGATGTCAGAGAAGTAGTTAACATGAAAGAAGATGCTTTGGACTATTTGATTGGTGGCCTATATCATGAAAAGACAGACACATTGCATGTTATTGGAGGAACAAACAAAGGAAGGATTCATTTGATGAACTGCAGCATGTCAGGACTGACCCATGTGACTAGCCTTCAGGGAGGGCATGCTGCTACAGTCCGTTCTTTCTGTTGGAATGTGCAAGATGATTCTTTGTTGACTGGAGGAGAAGATGCACAGTTGTTACTTTGGAAACCTGGAGCTATAGAGAAGACCTTTACAAAGAAAGAGAGTATGAAAATAGCGTCCTCTGTGCACCAACGAGTACGAGTTCATAGTAATGATTCttataagagaaggaaaaagcagTGA